A segment of the Desulfitobacterium dehalogenans ATCC 51507 genome:
GTCAAGATGATAAATCCGCCCTAAATTCCTTCGTTCCACCTATCCATGATTGGGTGTCAGTTATGCTCCTCAACCGAGTCTTTGCTCTAATGGTGATTTATCCGACTGACTACCAGCTCTTTTGTCTGCTAGGCTACCTGGATTGTTCACTTCTGCGGTGACGCTTACTCACAGACCGTTTGTTTTTGTGATTTCGCTGCTATTCTGTTACGCTGCTGAATACTCAACTGGACGATGAATATCTTGAATCAGCTTTTTCGGGTCATAGTCTATACCCTTTGTTAATAGGGCATAGAACACCCGAATCAGTTTACAGCTTAAGGCTATTAACGATTGCTTTTTCTTCAGGGGATTCTTGGGCCTGGTCGTATAGTAGGTGTGTATCTCTGCAAACTCTGCGTTTTTGGCGACGAGCGGCATTACTGCCTGAAATAGAATCGCCCTCAACCGCGCTCGACCTCGCTTACTGATGGTGGTCTGTCCCTTGTGCTTGCCCGAGCTACTTTCTCGCAAGGCTAGGCCCGCTAGCTTTTGAATTTGCTTTGGAGAATTAAAGCGTCTAATATCTCCAACTTCGGAGAGAAAACCTGCCACGGTAACGAGGCCAACACCTTTAATTTCAAGCAACTTGGCTACTTCGGGTATCTGACGGCACAACCCATCGATGGTTTCAGTGACTGCCTCATATTGTGCTGTTTTAGTATGATAGTCTTGCAGTAATAGCTGGATTTCCATTCGGGAACAAGACTCTCCTTCGGTGCAACCAATGCTCTTCTGAGCAGCTTCATACAGGCTCTTAGCCCTTTTCATTCCCACTGCTCTCAATTTGTTGTCTCTCCAAATTCGGTTGATTCCTTCTGCTCCAAGTCTTTCAACATCCCTAGGTAGCGGGGCAACTTGCAATACCAGCATGCTACTCGTGGCATCAAACTTTCCAAACACCGTTTCATGCTCGGGAAAGTAGATTTTCAGCCACCGTTGAACACGATTTTTTATACTGTTCATTCCCTTTTGGATGCGCATCCTGCAGGCCATTGCTATTCGCAGTTCTGCATAGATCCCCTCCGGGATATAGGGCTCATTGTATCTGCCCTCGATGACCAGCTTAGCGATGGTTTTGGGGTCCTTTGCATCCGTTTTGCTGGGGTGGTTGTCATCAAGCTCCTTACTACGCTTTACATGGAATGGGTTGACGAGGACCAGCTTAATACTTTGCTCTTTTAGGTAAGATGCCAGGCTAAACCAGTAATGACCGGTTGGTTCTGCGCCTACCACTATGCATTCCTTTTGTGCTTGCCTTTTTAAACGTTCAATCCATGCATGGAAATCCTTGAATCCTTCAGCGTTGTTTTCAAACTTGAAGACCTTGCCCAGCTCGACTCCTCGCCAGTCAAATGCCCTGGCATAATGAAGCTCGCTGGCGATGTCCACTCCGATCACAATACTTCTTTCAGATAGTTGCTTTAGCTTCTCGTTTTGTGTAAAATTCATTGGGGATGACCTCCGTTATTTTGATTGGATTCTGTTGGCCAACAGTCCTTTCAAATTGTAACGTGAGGTCTTCTTTTTGACAAAGCTCATTTTTGACTACTACAGGAATGCTCCTCACTTATACAGAAACTTATCTAATTGATTGCTTCACATTTTCCTACAAGAATGTACTAGCCACCACTTTGTAATCCGCGTATGGGCGCGCAGCTCTTCGCATACGGTTTCGGATAACGTGCCCGGTATTACTGTAGCGTCCCAACAACATGCATCATCCTCTAGTTGTGGGAACTCTGTGTTATACGACGGGCGGTTTAGAATCGCTAAATTATCATCTTACTTCTAAGATACTTCTTTATAGTCGCCACTTGCATTGGGTAAAACTTCTCTGGTTCAATTGTTAACAGTTTGCCAAGTTCGTTGATGGAAATCCACCTTATATTCTTTGATTCTTCTGATTCATGCAACGGGACACCTTTCACCCGACAAATGAATGCTTGCACAATCAATGGATAATTCCCATCTATACATTGAGAGCTTGCAAATGGAGTATAGTTCACGATTCTTTGCCCGTGTAACTCTAAAACGGTTGACTCGTCTTCTCCAACAATGCTCGTCACTTCTAATCCCGTCT
Coding sequences within it:
- a CDS encoding IS110 family transposase; this translates as MNFTQNEKLKQLSERSIVIGVDIASELHYARAFDWRGVELGKVFKFENNAEGFKDFHAWIERLKRQAQKECIVVGAEPTGHYWFSLASYLKEQSIKLVLVNPFHVKRSKELDDNHPSKTDAKDPKTIAKLVIEGRYNEPYIPEGIYAELRIAMACRMRIQKGMNSIKNRVQRWLKIYFPEHETVFGKFDATSSMLVLQVAPLPRDVERLGAEGINRIWRDNKLRAVGMKRAKSLYEAAQKSIGCTEGESCSRMEIQLLLQDYHTKTAQYEAVTETIDGLCRQIPEVAKLLEIKGVGLVTVAGFLSEVGDIRRFNSPKQIQKLAGLALRESSSGKHKGQTTISKRGRARLRAILFQAVMPLVAKNAEFAEIHTYYTTRPKNPLKKKQSLIALSCKLIRVFYALLTKGIDYDPKKLIQDIHRPVEYSAA
- a CDS encoding NUDIX hydrolase — its product is MEAFAKPAVAGIIEKEIDEKSYILIQNRCKESAPNEEGLIEIPAGRVREYENVYDCLRREIYEETGLEVTSIVGEDESTVLELHGQRIVNYTPFASSQCIDGNYPLIVQAFICRVKGVPLHESEESKNIRWISINELGKLLTIEPEKFYPMQVATIKKYLRSKMII